A genomic stretch from Shewanella woodyi ATCC 51908 includes:
- the zntR gene encoding Zn(2+)-responsive transcriptional regulator — MYRIGELAKQCEVKADTLRFYEKHGLLAPSSRSDSGYRLYNEHDAERLRFILRAKAVGFTLAEITELLSIELDKSNWACADVKGMVDIKLEHVNQKIAELKHFQVSLERLSDACCGGPESAEHCSILEALESNTDSIKCENHGHHHDASQYTKNCQSKG, encoded by the coding sequence ATGTATCGAATTGGTGAGTTAGCTAAGCAGTGTGAGGTGAAAGCCGACACATTGAGGTTTTATGAGAAGCATGGTCTGTTGGCGCCATCCTCCCGAAGTGACTCAGGTTACCGTTTGTATAATGAGCATGACGCGGAGCGGTTACGCTTTATCTTAAGGGCTAAGGCGGTTGGTTTTACATTAGCTGAGATCACAGAGCTACTCTCTATTGAGCTGGATAAGTCGAATTGGGCGTGTGCAGATGTAAAAGGCATGGTAGACATCAAACTTGAACATGTGAATCAAAAAATTGCTGAGCTTAAGCATTTTCAGGTTTCACTAGAGCGTCTATCTGATGCATGTTGCGGCGGACCAGAAAGTGCAGAGCACTGTTCAATACTAGAAGCGTTAGAGTCAAATACCGATAGCATAAAGTGTGAAAATCACGGCCATCACCATGATGCATCTCAGTATACAAAAAATTGTCAGAGTAAGGGTTAG
- the zapD gene encoding cell division protein ZapD, with translation MTELTYEQPLNEKTRSFLRLEYLSQQLETNVEQDHQHRCFYPLFSLCELTERCDYRGEVLKDLDKQIITLSNWQTLPHIDKQQVEFYLNRLVTAKETLQACDRPGSALKQDRFLAALRQRFNMPGACCNFDLPQLHYWLAKPWDVRQQEYLAWVENFTALLSPIKLLLELTRQTTQFNDTTAKVGFFQGNSNQALSMIRVKIDSQQGCYPTISGHKNRFAIHFVQFEQQKHSDKTIEFQLATCA, from the coding sequence ATGACAGAATTGACCTATGAACAACCTTTAAACGAAAAAACCAGAAGCTTTCTTCGATTAGAGTATTTATCACAGCAGCTAGAGACGAATGTGGAACAAGATCATCAACACAGATGCTTCTATCCGCTTTTTTCTTTGTGTGAATTAACTGAGCGCTGTGACTATCGTGGTGAAGTGTTAAAGGATCTTGATAAACAGATAATCACACTTTCTAACTGGCAAACTCTTCCCCATATAGATAAACAACAGGTCGAATTTTATTTAAACCGCTTAGTAACAGCCAAGGAAACCTTACAAGCTTGCGACCGCCCTGGATCAGCACTAAAACAAGATCGTTTCTTAGCCGCACTAAGGCAGAGATTCAATATGCCGGGCGCCTGTTGTAACTTCGACCTCCCTCAGCTCCATTACTGGCTAGCTAAACCTTGGGATGTACGTCAGCAAGAATACTTAGCTTGGGTCGAAAACTTTACCGCGCTACTAAGCCCAATCAAACTCCTACTTGAACTCACCAGACAGACAACCCAATTCAACGATACCACGGCTAAAGTGGGTTTTTTTCAAGGTAATAGCAATCAAGCACTCTCAATGATACGAGTCAAAATTGACTCTCAACAGGGCTGCTACCCGACTATCAGTGGACACAAAAATCGCTTTGCGATTCATTTTGTTCAATTTGAACAACAGAAACACTCAGATAAAACCATCGAATTCCAATTAGCCACCTGCGCTTAA
- the yacG gene encoding DNA gyrase inhibitor YacG produces MPTSVKCPTCQKDVIWNNESKFKPFCCERCKLIDLGDWASEKHAIPVKPEFDADDLDNLGYDEADFFKEN; encoded by the coding sequence ATGCCTACAAGTGTTAAATGCCCTACCTGCCAAAAAGATGTGATCTGGAATAACGAATCTAAATTTAAACCTTTCTGCTGTGAGCGCTGCAAGCTCATCGATCTTGGAGATTGGGCGTCAGAAAAGCATGCCATCCCCGTTAAACCTGAATTCGATGCCGATGACTTAGATAACCTAGGTTATGACGAAGCTGACTTTTTCAAAGAGAATTAA
- a CDS encoding SO_0444 family Cu/Zn efflux transporter, translating into MLLANFIDLFLDSAPWLLLGLFLAGMLKMFVPMAWMQKQLGGHGFKATVKAAVLGAPLPLCSCGVIPAAVGLRRSGASKAATTSFLVSTPETGVDSVTVSYVLLGPFMAIVRPIAAVTSAIVAGLLVGRDDNDSAVIAESESQSVKPSSSSSCCSASKGVKNTPEVTMTPINADESLMVHPATKVKADSCCSNKPVEKQKANNSCCSTSSDTVDEGEACCESTKDVATELKGTPVLNRIGKGLHFAATDLVRDTTVWLLIGLFFAALVQTYVPGDFMAKWGDGILAMLVMVLISVPMYICATASTPIAAGLLLAGVSPGAVLVFMLAGPATNIATLGVVTKELGKRALFGYLGGVLGVALLSGILVNYLVETFGFEVMPQIGEQHNLLPEAIVYSSGVVLAILMVKVLVEKLPKNWWRRDCCS; encoded by the coding sequence ATGTTGTTAGCGAATTTTATTGATCTCTTTTTAGATTCAGCGCCTTGGTTGCTCTTAGGGCTATTTTTAGCCGGTATGTTGAAGATGTTTGTCCCTATGGCGTGGATGCAGAAACAACTTGGAGGACACGGCTTTAAAGCAACTGTCAAAGCGGCGGTGTTAGGCGCGCCTCTACCTCTTTGCTCCTGTGGTGTTATCCCTGCTGCAGTGGGATTACGTCGCTCTGGAGCATCAAAGGCGGCAACAACCTCTTTTTTGGTCTCTACTCCTGAAACAGGCGTAGATTCAGTGACAGTGTCATATGTCTTACTTGGCCCATTTATGGCTATTGTTAGGCCCATCGCTGCTGTAACAAGCGCAATTGTAGCGGGTCTATTGGTTGGGCGGGATGATAACGATAGTGCTGTAATCGCAGAGTCAGAGTCTCAAAGTGTGAAGCCGAGTAGTTCTTCATCTTGCTGTAGTGCTAGTAAGGGAGTAAAAAATACACCCGAAGTTACCATGACGCCCATTAATGCTGATGAGAGTTTAATGGTTCACCCTGCTACAAAGGTTAAGGCTGACTCATGTTGCAGTAATAAGCCTGTAGAGAAGCAGAAAGCCAACAACTCATGTTGTTCAACGAGTAGTGATACTGTTGATGAAGGTGAAGCTTGTTGTGAGTCGACAAAAGATGTGGCAACTGAGCTTAAAGGTACCCCGGTATTAAATCGTATCGGTAAAGGTTTGCATTTTGCAGCCACAGATTTGGTTCGTGATACGACAGTTTGGCTATTGATTGGTTTGTTTTTTGCCGCATTAGTTCAAACCTATGTTCCGGGTGATTTTATGGCTAAATGGGGCGATGGCATATTAGCTATGCTAGTGATGGTACTTATCTCTGTTCCTATGTATATCTGTGCTACGGCGTCGACTCCCATTGCAGCAGGCCTTCTATTAGCTGGTGTTTCACCTGGAGCTGTACTGGTATTTATGTTGGCGGGCCCTGCAACGAATATTGCAACATTAGGTGTTGTCACTAAAGAGCTAGGCAAGCGCGCACTATTTGGTTATCTGGGAGGTGTACTGGGTGTGGCGCTATTGTCAGGTATTTTGGTTAACTATCTGGTTGAGACGTTTGGATTTGAGGTGATGCCACAGATTGGTGAGCAACATAACTTGCTTCCAGAAGCTATCGTCTATAGCTCTGGTGTTGTGCTCGCGATTTTGATGGTAAAAGTGCTGGTGGAAAAGCTACCCAAAAACTGGTGGCGACGAGATTGCTGCTCTTAA
- the purD gene encoding phosphoribosylamine--glycine ligase, giving the protein MNVLVIGGGGREHALAWKAAQSAQVETVFVAPGNAGTSMEPKLENVAIQVEDIPALVAFAQDKAIEITIVGPEVPLALGVVDAFNDAQLPIFGPTQGAAQLESSKAFTKDFLARHNIPTAAYSNFTEIEPAKAYVTQVTANTGFPIVIKADGLAAGKGVIIAEDQIQADAAIEDMLAGNKFGEAGSRVVIEEFLKGEEASFIVMVDGKNILAMATSQDHKARDNGDYGPNTGGMGAYSPAPVVTQAVHDWTINNVIRPTVDGMAAEGNVYTGFLYAGLMIAPDGSAKVLEYNCRFGDPETQPIMMRLQSDLVALCLAATRGELDKVTAEFDSRAAVGVVLAAGGYPEAYRKHDVIDGLDLGNNNAKVFHAGTSMKDGHVVTNGGRVLCATALGNSVTEAQQAAYALVEKIHWDDIYFRTDIAYRAISRES; this is encoded by the coding sequence ATGAATGTATTAGTAATAGGTGGCGGCGGACGTGAGCACGCTCTAGCGTGGAAAGCGGCTCAGTCAGCACAAGTAGAAACCGTATTTGTCGCTCCAGGCAATGCAGGGACCTCTATGGAACCTAAGCTTGAAAATGTCGCTATTCAGGTTGAAGATATTCCAGCTCTTGTCGCTTTTGCACAAGACAAAGCCATTGAAATCACTATCGTTGGCCCTGAAGTGCCTTTAGCACTCGGTGTGGTGGATGCATTCAATGACGCTCAACTACCCATTTTTGGCCCAACACAAGGTGCTGCACAGCTAGAGTCATCTAAAGCTTTCACTAAAGACTTCTTAGCTAGACACAATATTCCAACCGCAGCCTACTCAAACTTTACTGAGATTGAACCAGCTAAAGCCTATGTAACTCAAGTTACGGCAAATACTGGCTTTCCGATTGTAATAAAAGCCGATGGCCTTGCTGCGGGTAAAGGCGTGATCATCGCCGAAGACCAAATCCAAGCCGATGCCGCCATTGAAGATATGTTAGCGGGCAACAAATTTGGCGAAGCGGGCTCCCGCGTGGTTATCGAAGAGTTTCTTAAAGGTGAGGAAGCCAGTTTTATCGTTATGGTTGACGGTAAAAACATTCTTGCCATGGCCACCAGCCAAGATCATAAAGCCCGTGATAACGGTGATTACGGTCCAAATACTGGCGGTATGGGTGCATATTCGCCGGCTCCAGTCGTCACTCAAGCAGTACATGACTGGACAATCAACAATGTGATCCGTCCAACCGTCGATGGAATGGCTGCAGAAGGGAATGTCTACACAGGCTTCCTGTACGCAGGCCTGATGATCGCCCCTGACGGCAGCGCAAAAGTACTTGAGTATAACTGTCGCTTCGGCGATCCAGAGACTCAACCCATTATGATGCGTCTGCAATCAGATCTAGTAGCGCTTTGTCTCGCCGCCACTCGTGGTGAGCTAGATAAAGTTACTGCTGAGTTTGATAGCCGTGCAGCCGTGGGCGTTGTTCTAGCAGCAGGCGGATACCCTGAAGCCTACCGTAAGCATGACGTGATTGATGGCTTAGACCTTGGTAACAATAATGCTAAAGTCTTCCACGCTGGCACCAGCATGAAAGATGGCCATGTGGTAACTAATGGCGGACGAGTCCTCTGTGCAACAGCCCTAGGAAATAGTGTCACTGAAGCTCAACAAGCTGCATATGCTTTGGTTGAAAAGATCCATTGGGATGATATCTACTTCCGCACAGATATCGCCTACCGCGCTATCTCACGGGAAAGTTAA
- the purH gene encoding bifunctional phosphoribosylaminoimidazolecarboxamide formyltransferase/IMP cyclohydrolase — protein MNNARPIRRALLSVSDKTGILEFAKSLHAQGVELLSTGGTARLLADNGVPVIEVSDHTGHPEIMDGRVKTLHPKVHGGILARRGIDELVMEQNNIKPIDLVAVNLYPFAETVAKEGCTLADAVENIDIGGPTMVRSTAKNHKDTTIIVNAHDYDRVIAEMEANQGSTTLETRFDLAIAAFEHTAAYDGMIANYFGTKVPAHSQDECHERSLCAEDSKFPRTYNTQLVKKQDLRYGENSHQTAAFYVDTNIDEASVATAVQLQGKALSYNNIADTDSALECVKEFSEPACVIVKHANPCGVAIGENLLEAYNRAFQTDPTSAFGGIIAFNAELDAETAAAIVERQFVEVIIAPKVCQAARDVVAAKANVRLLECGEWANKTTSLDYKRVNGGLLLQDRDQGMVGLDEVKVVSKRQPTEAEMKDLMFCWKVAKFVKSNAIVYAKNSMTIGVGAGQMSRVYSAKVAGIKAADEGLEVQDSVMASDAFFPFRDGIDAAAAAGISCIIQPGGSIRDEEIIAAADEHGMAMVFTGMRHFRH, from the coding sequence ATGAATAATGCCAGACCCATTCGTCGCGCGCTGTTAAGCGTTTCAGATAAAACCGGAATCCTTGAGTTTGCTAAATCACTACACGCTCAAGGCGTAGAGCTACTGTCTACTGGTGGCACCGCCCGCCTTTTGGCAGATAATGGTGTGCCTGTCATTGAAGTGTCGGATCATACTGGACATCCAGAGATCATGGATGGCCGCGTTAAAACTCTGCACCCTAAAGTGCATGGCGGTATCTTGGCACGTCGTGGCATCGATGAGCTTGTTATGGAACAAAATAACATTAAGCCAATCGACCTAGTTGCGGTTAACTTGTATCCATTTGCAGAAACTGTCGCTAAAGAGGGCTGCACGCTCGCAGACGCTGTCGAGAATATCGATATCGGTGGCCCAACTATGGTCCGCTCTACAGCCAAAAACCATAAAGACACCACCATCATAGTCAATGCACATGATTACGATCGCGTCATTGCTGAGATGGAAGCGAATCAAGGCAGCACCACACTAGAAACTCGCTTCGACTTAGCGATTGCCGCCTTTGAACATACAGCCGCATACGATGGCATGATCGCAAACTACTTCGGTACAAAAGTTCCTGCTCACAGTCAAGATGAGTGTCATGAACGCTCTTTATGCGCTGAAGACTCTAAATTCCCACGCACCTACAACACTCAACTAGTTAAAAAACAAGATCTACGTTATGGCGAAAATAGCCATCAAACAGCCGCTTTCTATGTCGATACAAATATAGATGAAGCTTCTGTTGCGACAGCTGTTCAACTACAGGGCAAGGCGCTCTCCTATAACAATATCGCCGACACAGACTCTGCACTTGAGTGCGTTAAAGAGTTCAGTGAACCTGCCTGTGTGATTGTAAAACATGCCAACCCATGTGGCGTAGCCATTGGTGAAAACCTACTTGAAGCCTACAACCGTGCATTCCAAACCGATCCTACCTCGGCTTTTGGTGGCATTATCGCCTTCAACGCAGAGCTTGATGCTGAAACTGCAGCAGCGATTGTTGAGCGTCAATTTGTAGAGGTCATTATCGCCCCTAAGGTTTGCCAAGCCGCTCGTGATGTTGTTGCAGCTAAGGCCAATGTTCGCCTGCTTGAGTGTGGTGAATGGGCAAATAAGACCACCAGCCTTGATTACAAGCGTGTTAACGGCGGGCTGCTGCTTCAAGATAGAGACCAAGGTATGGTTGGACTTGATGAGGTGAAAGTCGTCTCTAAACGTCAACCAACTGAAGCTGAGATGAAAGATCTAATGTTCTGCTGGAAAGTCGCCAAATTTGTTAAGTCTAACGCGATTGTGTATGCAAAGAACAGCATGACAATCGGTGTTGGCGCAGGCCAAATGAGCCGTGTCTATAGCGCTAAGGTGGCTGGTATAAAAGCTGCTGATGAAGGGTTAGAGGTGCAAGACTCAGTGATGGCATCTGATGCTTTCTTCCCGTTCCGTGATGGCATTGATGCCGCAGCCGCTGCCGGCATCAGCTGTATCATCCAACCAGGTGGCTCTATCCGTGATGAAGAGATCATTGCAGCAGCAGATGAGCACGGTATGGCGATGGTATTTACCGGAATGCGTCACTTCCGTCATTAA
- a CDS encoding prepilin peptidase — protein MSEFISTMSHNLWLFAMISFVFAAVIGSFLNVVIHRLPVMMKREWQQECNQYLNEYHEALVKPIAKKLEKPIDSYPEKYNLVIPHSACPKCGTHIKPWHNLPILGWLMLKGKCASCKTHISARYPVIELLTGLAIAFLALHFGPTIEFALATTLTFGLIVLTGIDLDEMLLPDQITLPLLWLGLIINLNGTFVSPTDAIIGAAAGYMSLWSVFWGFKLLTGKEGMGYGDFKLLAVFGAWLGWQLLPIIVLLSSLVGAIIGIGLIVTKKINHTNPIPFGPYIAIAGWIAMIWGSSINAWYLSTL, from the coding sequence ATGTCCGAATTTATCTCCACTATGAGCCATAATTTGTGGCTCTTTGCCATGATTAGTTTTGTTTTTGCAGCCGTTATCGGCAGCTTTCTCAATGTCGTCATTCACCGCTTACCAGTAATGATGAAGCGAGAGTGGCAGCAGGAATGCAACCAATATCTGAATGAATACCATGAAGCGCTAGTTAAGCCTATTGCTAAAAAACTAGAAAAGCCAATTGATAGTTATCCTGAAAAATACAATTTAGTCATACCTCATTCAGCATGCCCAAAATGCGGCACCCATATAAAACCTTGGCATAACCTTCCTATTCTTGGGTGGTTAATGCTAAAAGGTAAGTGTGCATCATGTAAGACTCATATCTCAGCCAGATACCCTGTTATAGAGTTATTGACTGGATTAGCGATTGCTTTTCTGGCGCTTCATTTTGGCCCAACTATTGAGTTTGCCTTAGCCACAACATTAACTTTTGGTTTAATCGTCTTGACTGGAATTGACCTTGACGAAATGCTATTACCAGATCAGATCACCCTTCCCCTACTCTGGCTAGGGCTTATCATCAACCTCAACGGCACTTTTGTTAGCCCAACTGATGCCATTATTGGTGCTGCAGCTGGTTACATGAGTCTCTGGAGTGTATTTTGGGGGTTTAAGCTATTAACAGGCAAGGAAGGGATGGGTTATGGCGACTTTAAGCTATTAGCCGTATTCGGTGCTTGGCTGGGTTGGCAACTACTCCCCATAATAGTATTACTCTCTTCACTCGTCGGAGCGATTATTGGTATTGGATTGATTGTGACAAAAAAAATCAATCACACAAACCCTATTCCGTTTGGCCCCTATATCGCTATCGCGGGTTGGATAGCCATGATATGGGGCTCAAGTATCAACGCTTGGTACCTCTCCACCCTTTAG
- the mutT gene encoding 8-oxo-dGTP diphosphatase MutT — MTDSVKKRVHVAVGVIINDKQEILLAKRLDHLHQGGKWEFPGGKVELGETVTDALKRELKEEVNLDVASSSPLMEISHDYPDKQVLLDIHLVTNFTGKARGLEQQEICWVPKKELINYEFPEANKPILDKILAD, encoded by the coding sequence ATGACTGACTCAGTAAAAAAGAGAGTACATGTTGCAGTTGGCGTTATCATCAATGACAAACAAGAGATTTTACTTGCGAAACGCCTTGATCATCTTCATCAGGGTGGAAAGTGGGAATTTCCTGGCGGAAAAGTTGAGCTAGGTGAAACCGTAACGGATGCACTGAAAAGAGAACTCAAGGAGGAGGTCAATTTAGACGTCGCTTCAAGTTCCCCACTTATGGAGATCAGTCACGATTATCCAGACAAGCAGGTGTTACTCGATATACACTTAGTCACTAATTTTACAGGTAAAGCCCGTGGACTGGAACAGCAAGAGATCTGCTGGGTACCAAAGAAAGAGCTGATAAATTATGAGTTCCCAGAAGCTAACAAGCCTATTCTTGACAAAATTTTAGCTGATTAA
- the coaE gene encoding dephospho-CoA kinase (Dephospho-CoA kinase (CoaE) performs the final step in coenzyme A biosynthesis.), whose protein sequence is MTNLVVGLTGGIGSGKTTVANIFAELGIELVDADIVAREVVAIGSLGLTKIAQHFGADILNSDSTLNRAKLREHIFSKPEELEWLNALLHPIIRTEMLKQLDNTRSPYSILIAPLLFENGLDRLVDRTLLVDISPEQQRNRTKIRDSVTAEQVQKIIDSQASREDKLSKADDVIDNHGERSALRNKVVALHNNYLKLSNNT, encoded by the coding sequence ATGACAAATTTAGTAGTTGGGTTAACAGGTGGAATTGGCAGTGGTAAAACAACCGTTGCCAATATATTTGCAGAGTTAGGCATTGAACTAGTCGATGCCGACATTGTTGCACGTGAAGTGGTTGCAATAGGATCGCTAGGGCTCACTAAAATAGCTCAACACTTTGGAGCCGATATTCTCAACTCCGACTCCACACTAAACAGAGCTAAGCTTAGGGAACATATTTTTTCAAAACCCGAAGAGCTAGAGTGGCTAAATGCCCTATTGCACCCCATTATCCGTACAGAGATGTTAAAGCAGCTCGATAATACCCGCTCACCCTATAGCATTTTGATTGCTCCCTTGCTATTTGAGAATGGATTAGATAGGTTAGTAGATCGAACACTTTTGGTTGATATTTCACCAGAGCAGCAACGCAATAGAACAAAAATCAGGGACTCAGTAACTGCAGAGCAGGTACAGAAGATAATAGATAGCCAAGCTTCGAGAGAGGATAAGCTGTCAAAAGCTGATGATGTCATCGACAATCATGGAGAGAGATCGGCACTTAGAAATAAAGTGGTTGCACTACATAATAACTATTTAAAATTGTCCAATAACACTTAA
- a CDS encoding SDR family oxidoreductase, which produces MDGLNGKVIIITGASEGIGRALALSMAPLGCKLVLSARNESRLLSLAHEIESQGEPPLVFATDVTSQSQCQELIDATVEHFGCLDILINNAGMTMWSKFDELSDLSVLERIMQVNYLGPAYLTHAALPQLKLTQGQVVVVASLAGLTGVPARAGYAASKHAVMGFFESLRIELAEHNVAVTTLCPDFVTTQAHKRALDADGEPLGQTPIQESRVMSAEECARMMLPVISGRNRMMITSLRGKLGRFVKLVAPGMIDRMARRASSSGY; this is translated from the coding sequence ATGGATGGATTAAATGGAAAAGTCATTATTATCACTGGGGCCTCAGAAGGAATTGGCCGTGCATTAGCCCTCTCCATGGCACCTCTGGGCTGTAAATTGGTATTGAGTGCTAGGAACGAGTCTAGACTGCTCTCTTTAGCACACGAGATAGAGAGTCAGGGGGAGCCTCCCCTGGTGTTTGCCACAGATGTCACCAGTCAGTCACAGTGCCAAGAGTTAATTGATGCCACGGTAGAGCACTTTGGTTGCTTAGATATTTTAATCAATAATGCCGGTATGACTATGTGGTCCAAGTTCGATGAGCTATCGGATTTAAGTGTGTTAGAACGGATAATGCAGGTTAATTATCTAGGTCCCGCCTACTTAACACACGCAGCACTCCCACAACTGAAATTAACTCAAGGACAAGTGGTGGTCGTGGCCTCATTAGCCGGACTGACAGGCGTACCTGCCAGAGCGGGGTATGCTGCATCAAAGCACGCTGTTATGGGTTTTTTTGAGTCTTTGCGTATTGAACTTGCTGAGCATAATGTTGCCGTGACGACACTATGTCCGGACTTTGTCACAACTCAGGCTCATAAGCGTGCTTTGGATGCCGATGGTGAGCCCTTAGGACAAACCCCAATTCAGGAGTCAAGAGTGATGTCGGCTGAGGAGTGTGCTCGGATGATGTTACCTGTGATTTCAGGCCGAAATAGAATGATGATCACCTCACTTAGAGGAAAGTTAGGGCGGTTTGTAAAGTTAGTAGCCCCAGGAATGATCGATAGAATGGCCCGAAGAGCAAGCTCTTCAGGCTATTAG